In Ignavibacteria bacterium, the sequence GTTGAGGATGCTTCAAACTAAGGAGCAATCAAATCCGAAGAAGCGCCACGGAAATATTCCGTTATAATTAAATAGAAAATTAATAAATCCCCCAATAATAGCAATATTTTGGGGGATTTAACTTTTTGAATATTAATACCTTAAAAGATACATTATATTTATCCAAATTCCCTGGAGGAAATATGAAGACCTTTTTTGTATTAGCTCAGAATCACCATACACCTGTTTACCCTTATTCAGGATATACACACCGAATGAGTTTTATTAATGATTCTATAAACCAGCATTCCTTATGAACATAAAAAAAATTTTAATTGTCATAATTTGGTTCAACCTGATTTGTTCAACTTTTTGTCAGTGGATACAATATTCTACCGGTTTGGGCTCCGATAAGTACATTTATTCCTTAGCAAACATAGAAAATAATATCATTGCAGGTATTTCAAATATCCCGAGTGGTTTTGGAGGAGCTTATGTATCAACCAATAATGGTCAAACATGGTCTCAAACCCTGAATAATCGAATGGTATATTGCCTTGCTACGTTGGGAGATTATATTTTCGCAGGTACTCACACATATTATTACCCTTCAGGAATTTTTTTTACTACCAATAATGGACTAAATTGGACACAAACAACAATGAATGATGAGGAGGTTTTTTCCTTAGCAATTTCAGAAAATAAAATTTATGCAGGTACTCTTAATAACGGAGTATTTTTTTCAACAAATTTTGGTTTAAACTGGATCCAAACTGCATTGAATGACAAAGATATATATTCATTGGCAATTTCAGGTAATAATGTGTACGCGGGTACTTATTATCATAGCATTTATGTTTCAACCGATAATGGGGTAAATTGGTCTCAACGGTTATTATACAATCAGTCGAATATTTATTCAATTGCAGTTTCAGGAAACAATATTTATGCAGGAACAAACGGTAACGGTGTTTATATTTCAACAAATAATGGATTAAACTGGTCTCAAACTGCTTTAAATCATCAAGAAATCCGTACTATTGTGATTTACGGGGACTATGTTTTTGCTGGTTCTATTGAAAATGGCGTTTATCTCTCAACAAATAATGGTTTAACCTGGTCACAAAAGAATGAAGGTTGGAATTCTATTCCCCCAATAAATACCCTACATATTGCAAATAATTACATTTTTGCTGGTACAAGATATTCTTCGGTATGGAGACGTCAATTGCATGAAGTGGTTGGAATAAAAAACATATCCATTAGTCTTCCGTTAATTTTTTCTCTTTCCCAGAACTACCCCAACCCCTTCAATCCGCAAACGAAGATAAAGTTCAGTATTCCCCTCTCGAGAGGGGTGACCGCCGAAGGCGGGCGGGGTGTGTTTGTATCATTAATTATTTACGATCTGCTCGGACGGGAAGTTACGACACTTGTAAACGAAGAGCTTAAACCCGGCACTTATGAGGCTGACTGGGACGGCTCGGGTTACTCAAGCGGTGTTTATTTTTATAAGCTTGTGGTTGGTGACCCTTGGACAACTGCGGAGGCAGTGAACAGCTCAGGACGGGGGTTTGTTGAAACAAAGAAAATGGTTTTGATGAAGTGAACGATCTTACAGAAACTAAGATTCCTGCCTGCGCAGGAATGACAAAATAGAAAAAGGCATTCAAATGAATGCCTTTTTTATACGCAGCCTGAAGGCTGCGGCTACTTATGCTCAACTCTTAAACCCGGGTTCGAAAATTCGTTTTATGCCAACTGATTTGCCGGTTTGTGTATCTATATTCACTACAACGGCGCTTATTTTTACATCGCCTGTTGCGACATCGGTTTTGTGGGGAGTCTGGTAGTAAAATCTTGCTATGGATGCTTCCTTATTGCCGCCTATGACTCCGTCAAAAGCGCCGGTCATACCTACATCAGAAATGAAAGCAGTTCCCTGCGGGAGTATACGCTCATCGGCTGTCTGCACATGAGTGTGCGTGCCGACTACGGCACTGACCTTGCCATCCATATACCACCCGAATGCAATTTTTTCAGCGGTTGCTTCACCGTGGAAATCAACAAATATCAGGTTTGTATCTTTTTTGACTTTTTCAGCAATTTTATTCGCAGTTCTGAACGGACAGTTCAATGTTGAAATATAAACCCTGCCCATAACATTAATTACACAAAGATTAAAAAGCCCGCCATCTATCGATACCGGATATAGCTGGTAACCCCTGCCGTAAACATCTTCATGGTGGTTAGCGGGTCTCAGCATACGGGCATCATCTTTTAATATATGCACCGATTGCAGCTTGCTGAACGTGTGGTTGCCGCCTGTCATACAATGAATGCCTGCATCATATGCGCGCTTTACATCCTTATCAAGAAAACCTTTACCGCCGGATAAATTCTCGCCGTTTGCTATTACAAAATGTATGTGATGTTTTTCAACAAGCTTTTTTAAGTTGTCTTCAACATACTTTAAGCCCGGCTCGCCGATTATATCTCCTATGAATAATATATTTAAATTCAATTTACAATTATCAATTAACAATTACCAATTATTTTGTTGGGTTAAAGCTAAGCAATAACTATTGTTCATTGACAATTGTTGATTGCTCATTGAATCAGTAGCTCTCTGACTTATTTGGAAACTTTTTATGCTTTACATCTTTAATATAATTCCTGAAAGCATTTTTAGACTGCTCCGCGATATTCAGGTATTTCCTCACAAACCTGGGGTGGAACATCTCAGTCATACCCAGCATATCATGAGTAACAAGTATCTGCCCGTCGCAATTTACTCCCGCGCCAATGCCAATTGTAGGAATCTTCAGCGAAGCTGTAACTTTTTTGGCAAGCGAAGCGGGAATTTTTTCAAGCACAACCCCGAAACATCCTGCATCCTGCAGGATCTTTGCGTCACGCTGTATCATTCTGGCTTCTTTGGGATCTGTACCGCGGGTAACATAAGTTCCGAAAATATTTATTGATTGCGGTGTTAAGCCTAAGTGTCCCATAACCGGAATGCCTACTTTTACAAGGTGTTTAACTACTTCAGCTATTCTCTCGCCGCCTTCGAGCTTAACAGCATCAGCGCCGGTTTCCTTCATAACCCTGCCGCAGTTGCGTACAGATTCACGCAGGTCAACATGGTAGCTCATGAACGGAAGATCGACAACCAGTAAAGCCGTTTTAACGGCTTTTTTAACAATTTTTGCGTGGTAAATAATTTCATCAAGAGTAACGGTAAGCGTTGTTGCATTGCCCTGAATAACGTTGCCTAAAGAATCACCTACGAGTATAAAATCGATCCCTGCTTCATCAAGATATTTAGCCATAAGGTAGTCATACGCTGTGAGAGCTGTAATTTTCTCACCCCGTTCTTTCATAGTTACCAGTGTTTTAGTGGTTATTTTTTTCCGTTCTTTAACAGCTTTTACCTTATCGCTTTCAGACATTTTCTTATAAATTAATTAATTCATTATGAAGCGGGTTTTCATGCGGGGTTCAACAAATTCAGCAACCCTGTTAATACTTTTAAAATTAAGCCCGAAAGTATTTTTAAACCCATCGAAAACCGCTTCTGAAGTATTTCTGTAATCTATTTTCTTACCGGTGATATGCTCGAGGCATTCGGTTTTATCTTCAATCTCGCGCAGCATTTTAATGCGCTCTTCACCGGTTATATTCAGATAATTTACAATATTTTTATGATGGCTGCCTATTAAAATTGAACCGTGCTGCAGAACAATATCACCGAACTTTCTCTGTGCGCTGCCTACTAGCTTTTTGCCTTTGAAGTTGATCTCATTTTTAATTGCGCTGTTAAAACACAGATTATACATACCTGTGCGGATAAGTTTTAGCAGGTCAGGGGTGGATTTAGTAAATGAGAGCTTTTCTAAAACAGGATCAAGCAGCTTTAAGCCGTTAAGTATGGCAATGGATATATCTTTGTAAAGCTCATGAACAGGCTTTTGTGAACGGAAGATCACGGAATATGTAAGCTCTTCGGAGTGAAGTACAGCTCTTCCGCCGGTCGGGCGGGTAACAACATCCAGCCCTTCAGCCCGGCATTTATTGATATCAATATATGCAGTTTTTGAAAGCCTTGCCTGGTTATATCCAAGAGAAATTGCGTAGGGTTTCCAGCGGTAGAATCTTAAAAAAGCTGTATCTTCCTTTTTGCAGCGCTCAACAAGCTTCATATCAAGCTCCATATTGAATACGCCTGAACGAATTCCTGTATCAAGGAATTCCCATTTTTTGTTTTCAGCAAGCGGAATTACAGCAGGGTTTCCGCCTGTTGAACTATTTTCTGATGATCCCGCGCTCACTTTGCTCAATAAAAGAAATTATATTTTGAACTTCTTCAGTCATTTCAACAGTATCTTTTACTGCTTTTATAGCGTCACTTATATTGTATTCCGGGCCGTAAATAAGGTTATAGGTATTTTTAATGTTTCTTATCTTATCATCTGTAAAACCGCGGCGCTTCAGGCCAACAACATTAAGGCCTTTATATCCAAGCGGCGAGCCGCCCGCAAGAATATAGGGCGGAACGTCCATTGTTACCCTTGCGCTGAAGGCAATAAAACAATGTGCGCCTATGTGAACAAACTGGTGTACTCCAACCATTCCGCCTATTATAGCCCAGTCATCAACAACAACATGCCCGCCCATATTAATTGCGTTAGAAAGTATCACGTTATTGCCAATGATAGAATCATGCGGAATGTGTACATAGCTCATAACATAACAATTTGAGCCAATTACGGTTTTATTGCGTGCTTTGGTCCCGCGGCTGATAGTTGCAAACTCTCTTATAACGGTATTTTCACCTATTTCAACAGTTGTTTTTTCACCTTCAAACTTCAGGTCCTGCGGTTCATTGCCAACAATTGCTGAGTGAAATACCCTCACACCTTTTGCAAGCGATGTACCTGAATGTATAAGCACGTTTGAATGAACTTCGGCATTATCGGCAATATTAACGCCATCTTCAATTATGGAAAACGGACCGATTGAAACATTATTTCCAATGGCTGCATTAGGTGAAACAATTGCTCTTTCGCTGATATTGCTCATATGTATATTAAAACGGGCTGTTAAATTGTGAATTAAAATTGAATTTAAACTGCTGCAATAATTTAAAAATACCAATCAAAAATGTAATGCTTAAACAGAAAAAATTTAATACGGGAATAATTTATCAGGAGCCCATGCCCAGGGTTTTATCAATAATTACATTATCATTTTCAACTGTTGTTTTGGTGATCATTTCACCTATCAGCCCTATTGAAAAGAACTGAACACCTACAATAGCCATCAGAATTCCGACAAAGAACAGTGGCCTGCCGCTTATCGGGGTAGCTTCGAAAAATTTTAGAATAGTCAGGTATAACAGAATGCCGGTACCGGCCAGGAAACTTAGAACACCGATAAATCCGAACAGGTGCAGAGGTCTTTTGATATACTTGGTAGTAAAAAGTACTGTTATCAGGTCAAACAATCCGTTAAAAAACCTGGAAAGTCCGTATTTTGTTTTGCCGTATTTTCGTTCATGGTGTGTTACGGCTATTTCAGTAACCCTGAAACCGGATAAATGAGCGAGAGCGGGAATATACCGGTGCATTTCACCGTAAACTTTAACATTTTTTACAACATCCCTTACATAGCCCTTTAAACCGCAGTTGTAATCATGCAGCTTAAGTCCCACCATCATGCTGGTAACACCGTTAAAGATCTTAGATGTATGTTTTTTTATGAACGGGTCATGGCGGACTTTTTTCCAGCCGGAAACAAGATCATAACCTTCATTCAGCTTAGCGATAAGCGCCGGAATTTCTTCAGGGTCATCCTGTAAGTCAGCATCCATTGTGATGACGTAGTCGCCTTTGGCGGCTTTAAAGCCTTCCTGCAGTGCAGATGATTTGCCGTAGTTGCGTTTGAACTTCAGGCATTTGAAGCGGCTGTTCACACGGTTTATTTCCTGCAGCTTTTGGAAAGACCTGTCAGTGGAACCGTCATCTATAAATAGAACTTCCCAGCTGCATCT encodes:
- the panB gene encoding 3-methyl-2-oxobutanoate hydroxymethyltransferase; amino-acid sequence: MSESDKVKAVKERKKITTKTLVTMKERGEKITALTAYDYLMAKYLDEAGIDFILVGDSLGNVIQGNATTLTVTLDEIIYHAKIVKKAVKTALLVVDLPFMSYHVDLRESVRNCGRVMKETGADAVKLEGGERIAEVVKHLVKVGIPVMGHLGLTPQSINIFGTYVTRGTDPKEARMIQRDAKILQDAGCFGVVLEKIPASLAKKVTASLKIPTIGIGAGVNCDGQILVTHDMLGMTEMFHPRFVRKYLNIAEQSKNAFRNYIKDVKHKKFPNKSESY
- the lpxA gene encoding acyl-ACP--UDP-N-acetylglucosamine O-acyltransferase, whose amino-acid sequence is MSNISERAIVSPNAAIGNNVSIGPFSIIEDGVNIADNAEVHSNVLIHSGTSLAKGVRVFHSAIVGNEPQDLKFEGEKTTVEIGENTVIREFATISRGTKARNKTVIGSNCYVMSYVHIPHDSIIGNNVILSNAINMGGHVVVDDWAIIGGMVGVHQFVHIGAHCFIAFSARVTMDVPPYILAGGSPLGYKGLNVVGLKRRGFTDDKIRNIKNTYNLIYGPEYNISDAIKAVKDTVEMTEEVQNIISFIEQSERGIIRK
- a CDS encoding TIGR00282 family metallophosphoesterase, translated to MNLNILFIGDIIGEPGLKYVEDNLKKLVEKHHIHFVIANGENLSGGKGFLDKDVKRAYDAGIHCMTGGNHTFSKLQSVHILKDDARMLRPANHHEDVYGRGYQLYPVSIDGGLFNLCVINVMGRVYISTLNCPFRTANKIAEKVKKDTNLIFVDFHGEATAEKIAFGWYMDGKVSAVVGTHTHVQTADERILPQGTAFISDVGMTGAFDGVIGGNKEASIARFYYQTPHKTDVATGDVKISAVVVNIDTQTGKSVGIKRIFEPGFKS
- a CDS encoding T9SS type A sorting domain-containing protein: MNIKKILIVIIWFNLICSTFCQWIQYSTGLGSDKYIYSLANIENNIIAGISNIPSGFGGAYVSTNNGQTWSQTLNNRMVYCLATLGDYIFAGTHTYYYPSGIFFTTNNGLNWTQTTMNDEEVFSLAISENKIYAGTLNNGVFFSTNFGLNWIQTALNDKDIYSLAISGNNVYAGTYYHSIYVSTDNGVNWSQRLLYNQSNIYSIAVSGNNIYAGTNGNGVYISTNNGLNWSQTALNHQEIRTIVIYGDYVFAGSIENGVYLSTNNGLTWSQKNEGWNSIPPINTLHIANNYIFAGTRYSSVWRRQLHEVVGIKNISISLPLIFSLSQNYPNPFNPQTKIKFSIPLSRGVTAEGGRGVFVSLIIYDLLGREVTTLVNEELKPGTYEADWDGSGYSSGVYFYKLVVGDPWTTAEAVNSSGRGFVETKKMVLMK
- a CDS encoding glycosyltransferase family 2 protein; the encoded protein is MISVVVPLYNEEDSLVELSVALKKVLDGLRCSWEVLFIDDGSTDRSFQKLQEINRVNSRFKCLKFKRNYGKSSALQEGFKAAKGDYVITMDADLQDDPEEIPALIAKLNEGYDLVSGWKKVRHDPFIKKHTSKIFNGVTSMMVGLKLHDYNCGLKGYVRDVVKNVKVYGEMHRYIPALAHLSGFRVTEIAVTHHERKYGKTKYGLSRFFNGLFDLITVLFTTKYIKRPLHLFGFIGVLSFLAGTGILLYLTILKFFEATPISGRPLFFVGILMAIVGVQFFSIGLIGEMITKTTVENDNVIIDKTLGMGS